The nucleotide sequence CCCGCCGCCCGCCGGCTGCGCCGCATCATGCAGCTGGCGATCGGCGGGTTCGCCCCGCGCAAGCTGCTTGTCGACGCCCGCGAGCTGGTCCAGCTCGACGGCGCGTCCATCTACCGCCTCCTGCAGGCCGGCACGGTCACCGACCGGGCTGACTGCGACATCGTGCTGGTGACGGCCGGCGTGGTACGCGTGCTGCCGCGCACCAGCTGGCAAGCGGCGGCCTGAGCTTCCCCGTTCGACACGCCGGGCGCTGACCTGGTACTTCGCCCCGTGGACGTAGGCTCCTGTCGAGCTTGTCCGGATACGGGGGTATTAGGATGAAACGCTTCGGGACGCGGCTGGCTGTGCTGGCCGCCGCCGGATTCCTCGCGCTGTGGCCGTCGACCGCGGCAACGGCGGCAATGACCATCGACATCAACCCGGGCAACGTGCCCACCACGGCCGCGGGCTTCAAGAACAAGAAATGCGACCCCAACCAGGGCGGCGGCCCCATCGACGGCAAGGACATCTGGGTCTTCGTCCTGCCCGGCAACCACAACACGACCGGCGACTTCATCTCGGTGACCGCCGACTTCGGCGTGAACGGGTCGGTCACGATCACCGCGGCCGGCGACCCCGACAACTTCGACAACGGCGGCCCCAGCACCTCGAAGGCGTGGATCGTGACGGACGCCGGATGGACCATGGAAGGCGCCACGGCCGAGATCAGCGGTACGGCCGACAAGTTCAACCTCACCCACACCTGCCCTGAGGGTGGCGTTCCCAGCACCGGTCCGAGTGCGCGCCCGAGCGGGCCGGCGGCCACCGGTGGCGGTGGCGGGAGCACGAACGGCGGCATGGCGCTCGGCATCGGAGCCCTTGCCGTGGCCGGCGTGAGCGGTCTCGGTCTCGCGCTGGTGCGCTCGCGCCGCCGTGCGGCCTGACCGATCCCGCTCGCATCCCGCCCTCCAGCTCGGCTGGTGGGCGGGGTGCGCCGCCACCGTGCTGATGGCGGCCTGGGGCGTCCAGCAGGTGCGGGCGGCCAGCGCGGCGCCGGAGGGGCCGCCGCCGCTCGTCGCCGTCGCGCCCTCGCCGTCTCCGTCGCCGTCCGCCCGCCAACTCCGGGCGGTGCTGGGGCGGCGGCCGGCGGCGCTCGACCGTTCGGCACCGACGAAGATCGTGATCCCGTCGATCAACCTGCGCGCCGGGCTGGACACGGTGGGGCTGCTGCCCGACGGCACGATCGAGACCCCGCCGTACGAGCGGGCGCACCGGGCCGCCTGGTACCGCCTGGGGCCGGCGCCGGGGGAGCGGGGCGCGGCCGTGCTCGTCGGCCACGTCGACTCCAAGAAGGCGGTCGCCGTCTTCTGGTACCTCACCCGGATCGTGCCGGGCGACGAGATCCAGGTGAGCCGCGAGGACGGGCGCACGGCGCTGTTCACGGTGACGTCGATCGAGGAGTTTCCGAAGGCCGCGTTTCCGACCGACCGCGTCTACGCCGACTCGGACGCGCCCCTGCTGCGGCTGGTCACCTGCGGCGGCAAGTGGGACCCGATCCGCGCCGACTACCCGTCGAACATCGTCGTCTTCGCCACCCTGACCGGCGTCGCCTGACCCGTCCGCGGGTCGGGCGCCGCCAGGTGCGGCGGCGCGGTGGTCAGCGGGTCATCGGGCCGGCGCGGTAGGCGAGCACGACCACCGCGGCCGCGCCGGCGAGCGCGAGCAGCGCCATGCCCGCGGTGGGCGAGGTCCAGGACCGCCCGGCGTACGCGGTGGCGGCGACCGACGCGAACACCGCCGCGTAACCGGTGGAAGCCAGCACCCGCACGTACGAGAGCTTCACCGCCGCCGCCGCGGAGGCGGGGCGGTCCCGCGGCGCGTGAGGCCGCGGGAACGCACCCCAAGAAAACGCTCCGTTGCGCTCCACGTTTCCCCGGGGGCCCCGCGCAACGTCCGGACCACGACGGAGGTCGCGGTAGCCCGGATCTATGTCTCCGGAACCGTGATGGTCACGCGGGTGCCGTGGCGGCTGAGGTTGACCACGACGCGGCGGGCCATCTGGTTGATGAGGTCGAGTCCGCGGCCGCGCTCGCCGTCGGGGGAGCTGGCGCGCCAGCGGCCGCGGTCGTCGACCTCGACGCGGACCTCGCGGCGCCGGCCGCGGATGGCGGTGAGCGTCACGGGGCCGGTCGGGCGGCCGTGGTAGGCGTGCTCGAGGGAGTTGATGAGCGCCTCGTTGGCGGTCATCAGCAGCGCGTCGGTCTGGTCGGCGGAGAGCTCGTGCGTCACCGACCAGGCCCGCAGCGCCCGGCGTGTCGACGGCAGGTCCCTGACCGAGTTGAGCGTGAGGCGCAGTACGCCGGCCTCGTTGTCGCTCGCGGCCAGGCCGGCCAGCAGCAGGCAGCTCACCACGACGTCGTCGGTGGTCGCCGCGCCTTCGGTCATCGCGGTCATGATGCGGTCGCACCACACCTGCGGCTCGGCGCCGTGCAGCGACTCGGCGGTCTTGGCGAGCCGGTCGAGGCCGACGTCGATCACCTCGTCGCGGCGTTCGAGGAGGCCGTCGGAGTACCAGACGAGCATCGCGCCGTCCGGCACCGCGATGGTGGCCTCGGCGCGCGGCCGGCTGGCGAGCTGGAGCGGCTGCGAGCGGGCGTCGGTCAGGTAGCTCACGGCGTTGCCGGCGGCGAGCAGCGGAGGTGGGTGGCCGGCGCTGGCGTAGGTGAGGGTGCGGTCGATCGGGTCGTACTCGGCGTAGCCGACCGTGGCGTACGCGGCGCCGTCGATCGTGGTCGAGGCGGCGTCGAGGCTCTCCAGCACCTCGGCCGGCGACCCGCCGGCGAGCGCGGTGGAGCGGAGCACCTGCTGCAGCCGGCCCATCGCGGCGGCCGCGGCCAGGCCGTGCCCCACGACGTCGCCGACCGCGATGGCCACGCGGCTGCCGGGCAGCTCGAAGACGTCGTACCAGTCGCCGCCGACGTCGTTGCCCCGCTCGGCCGGCTGGTACGCGGCGCGCGCCCGCACCCCCGGCAGGTGCCCGGAGATCCGCGGCAGCAGCGAGCGCTGCAGCTCGTGCGCGGCGGTGTACTCGGCCTCGTAACGCTCGGCCCGGTCGACGGCCTGCCCGGCCAGGTCGGCGATGGTCTGCGCGAGCGAGGCCACCTCCGGCGTGACCGCACCGTCCCGGTGGAACGCGAACGCCAGCGCGCCCAGCGTCCGCTCGGCCACCCGCACCGGCACCACGAGCACGCCGCGCGTGTCAGCCTCCGCGTCGACCGCGGAAATCGCCGGGTACCGCTCGACGATCTCGGCCGCGGAGCCGAGCGTGACCGGCTGCCCGCTCTGCAGCACGTCCACCACCGGCAGCCGCCCCAGGTCGCCCACCCGTACCTCGGCCACCCGCCCCACGATCGCCGCCTGCGCCGTGCTGGTCGGGTAGATCCGCAGGTGGACGCCGTCGCGGTCGAGCAGCGTCACGTACCCGTGGTCGGCCACCACGCCCACGCCCTTTTCGACAAGCACGTGCACCACCTGGTCGGCGGTCGCCGCCACGGCCAGCCCGGCCGACACCTCCTGCAACGTCTCCAGCCGCAGCCGCGCCGCCACCTCCCGCCGCGACTGCGCCCGCGCCCGGTCCCGCTCGGCCACGGCGATGGCCAGCACCCACGCGCCCAGCACGACGAAAGCCAGGTACACCTGGAGCGTGGCCGCCTCCAGGTCCGGCTGGTCGGCGAGCGCCGCCCACGGCCCGCGGCCGG is from Phytohabitans houttuyneae and encodes:
- a CDS encoding class F sortase gives rise to the protein MRPDRSRSHPALQLGWWAGCAATVLMAAWGVQQVRAASAAPEGPPPLVAVAPSPSPSPSARQLRAVLGRRPAALDRSAPTKIVIPSINLRAGLDTVGLLPDGTIETPPYERAHRAAWYRLGPAPGERGAAVLVGHVDSKKAVAVFWYLTRIVPGDEIQVSREDGRTALFTVTSIEEFPKAAFPTDRVYADSDAPLLRLVTCGGKWDPIRADYPSNIVVFATLTGVA
- a CDS encoding SpoIIE family protein phosphatase, whose protein sequence is MRPAADDRARQRWAPVWIVGAVAGGYALGSGCAWLLFHASDVGAVFFPPAGVTLGALLLARRRHWGWVLGAAGVVELSVNLWQGLPLGAACGFVLTNTVEPLVGATLVRLFLPGRIDLTRVRDAAVFLACAVGLGPLAGGFIGATTSAWTSGAGWWTALAQFWAGDGLAVLTLGSAVVGLGTLRLGSRTPDAGPADTLRLHPNTLHPDPGKLQTEPSTAHTDPGMLQTDPSPAETQTSAGQTSASTAQTHTSATRTGGGARRLGRAALVLSATAALTAIGFWPQDVPLMYLPVPLLLAAGFGGRIATVGAAGFVMAFVANWQSAAGRGPWAALADQPDLEAATLQVYLAFVVLGAWVLAIAVAERDRARAQSRREVAARLRLETLQEVSAGLAVAATADQVVHVLVEKGVGVVADHGYVTLLDRDGVHLRIYPTSTAQAAIVGRVAEVRVGDLGRLPVVDVLQSGQPVTLGSAAEIVERYPAISAVDAEADTRGVLVVPVRVAERTLGALAFAFHRDGAVTPEVASLAQTIADLAGQAVDRAERYEAEYTAAHELQRSLLPRISGHLPGVRARAAYQPAERGNDVGGDWYDVFELPGSRVAIAVGDVVGHGLAAAAAMGRLQQVLRSTALAGGSPAEVLESLDAASTTIDGAAYATVGYAEYDPIDRTLTYASAGHPPPLLAAGNAVSYLTDARSQPLQLASRPRAEATIAVPDGAMLVWYSDGLLERRDEVIDVGLDRLAKTAESLHGAEPQVWCDRIMTAMTEGAATTDDVVVSCLLLAGLAASDNEAGVLRLTLNSVRDLPSTRRALRAWSVTHELSADQTDALLMTANEALINSLEHAYHGRPTGPVTLTAIRGRRREVRVEVDDRGRWRASSPDGERGRGLDLINQMARRVVVNLSRHGTRVTITVPET